The following proteins are co-located in the Shouchella hunanensis genome:
- a CDS encoding DNA cytosine methyltransferase: protein MYSFLLYTFISKLLKDVQQMNVIDIFSGCGGLSYGLKMAGYNVLLGIDNDRAALESFEYNHKSSRVINQDITTLLTQDIIDIINKKEIDVIVGGPPCQGMSISGPRQFQDPRNKLYLSFIHKVADIRPKAFIIENVPGLVSLFKGKIKDSILEEFRELGYNVSHQILLASDYGIPQNRKRVFFVGIREDLARGKFIFPAPNTLLQDQKVTAEQAISDLPTLSDHLSLGEDFQEYKSAPQNKYQKLMRLNSTVVRNHIGTKHSDKTREIIGLVPEGGNYKNLPEEYRSSRNFNVAWTRYHSQKPTHTIDTGHRHHFHYRENRVPTVRENARFQSFPDDFIFIGNKTEQYRQVGNAVPPILAKILGEALSFQIK, encoded by the coding sequence ATGTACTCGTTTTTGTTGTATACTTTTATAAGTAAATTACTGAAGGATGTGCAACAAATGAATGTAATAGATATTTTCAGTGGCTGTGGTGGTCTTTCATACGGGCTTAAGATGGCTGGATATAATGTACTGCTTGGGATTGATAATGACCGTGCCGCACTGGAAAGCTTTGAGTATAACCATAAAAGTAGTAGGGTTATCAATCAAGATATAACGACTTTACTTACTCAAGATATAATTGATATTATTAATAAAAAAGAAATAGATGTTATAGTAGGTGGACCGCCATGTCAAGGTATGTCAATTTCTGGACCAAGGCAATTCCAAGATCCAAGAAACAAATTATATTTATCTTTTATTCATAAGGTAGCTGATATACGTCCTAAAGCTTTTATAATTGAAAATGTACCTGGTCTGGTTTCTTTATTTAAGGGAAAGATAAAAGATAGTATATTGGAAGAATTTAGGGAATTAGGATATAATGTTTCTCATCAGATTCTGCTAGCGTCGGATTATGGAATTCCACAAAACAGAAAAAGGGTATTCTTTGTCGGTATAAGAGAGGATCTTGCTAGAGGAAAGTTTATTTTTCCTGCTCCAAATACTTTATTGCAGGATCAAAAAGTTACTGCTGAACAAGCAATTAGTGATTTACCAACACTTTCAGACCATCTATCTTTGGGAGAAGATTTCCAAGAATATAAATCGGCACCTCAAAACAAGTATCAGAAATTAATGCGTCTTAATTCAACGGTTGTCAGAAATCATATTGGAACTAAACATAGCGATAAAACTCGAGAAATAATAGGATTAGTACCTGAAGGTGGGAATTATAAAAACTTACCTGAAGAGTATAGGTCATCTAGAAATTTCAATGTTGCGTGGACAAGGTATCATAGCCAGAAACCCACACACACGATAGATACTGGTCATAGACATCACTTTCACTATAGAGAAAATAGAGTTCCAACTGTTAGAGAAAATGCAAGGTTTCAATCATTCCCAGACGATTTTATATTTATAGGTAATAAGACTGAACAATACAGACAAGTTGGGAATGCTGTACCTCCGATTCTAGCAAAGATTTTAGGGGAAGCTTTGAGTTTTCAAATAAAGTAA
- a CDS encoding CD3337/EF1877 family mobilome membrane protein produces MNWKQKAIWISIGAVLIALLFFGSHTLVFANDQENMTEPKIEEKGGVELSIKRFPISRYVANNEDADGRIKGAFVGFTNVIFSLAGNVVLVVDTAMDKLYSLEPIDEFADTLTIISTTVYDTLKEHFGELLFIFAVGYIVYLFIAKGSVQEALRRSILFFLVLVVGGYWMLNAGYFMKSLNALSVEAQGYMLEAGNGLINVAEGEGVYADTSQIDPENKMDGTISIMRNVYFDLAMKKPYLIVNYGTTSENAINENDHADPEDFPGGSHFNRVDRMLAFQLTSDGEKDRQSYVDGEIDEYNNENMGGGNVFQQMGQSLIALFGSILLGIPFLLLALLNFLLQLIALALAFFIPFAFVMSYIPQLAYSGFVSIGKLLSVFVLKAMLGILILFVYVLCFIVDAVLPPEGFAMYLVNLTVLIAVLLLMIWKRDALIKMVTAGKVTSVDNNMLNQVRNEMVNPAVNAIKPRPAGLRESPIQQTEHQAPPKSERTSVKEGRNNAQLAEARTPQTDGKQESPSSAVAHNDQMKRAERTPQQEREEKKAEKRKKKAEKQTSKQEQKEQKQPREDLSPVAAHQKEERHAPRQESNQREHERTKQPQPRDNQEQSNCTPIKQGDVTYLDDHRALRSVEKSERDNQLRQTKGGNSANQRTEQKPSQNEPQWIQNKENQGVQPNKRLNERQDQPKTETIRTAQHNEKRELEAIEKEEDRHTRRAKGASK; encoded by the coding sequence ATGAACTGGAAACAAAAAGCGATTTGGATAAGTATTGGAGCAGTGCTCATTGCCCTGCTCTTTTTTGGTTCTCATACACTCGTTTTTGCGAATGACCAAGAGAATATGACAGAACCAAAGATAGAAGAAAAAGGCGGCGTTGAGCTTTCCATTAAACGCTTTCCCATATCAAGATACGTAGCCAACAATGAAGATGCTGACGGTCGAATTAAAGGGGCGTTCGTAGGCTTTACGAATGTCATCTTTTCTTTAGCTGGGAACGTTGTTCTAGTCGTTGATACTGCAATGGATAAGTTGTATTCATTAGAGCCAATCGATGAATTTGCGGATACATTAACGATAATTTCAACTACCGTATATGATACGTTGAAAGAACACTTCGGCGAGTTGCTGTTTATATTTGCTGTCGGGTACATCGTTTACTTATTTATTGCAAAGGGGAGCGTGCAAGAAGCATTAAGACGCTCAATATTATTCTTCTTAGTACTCGTTGTTGGAGGCTACTGGATGCTTAATGCTGGTTACTTTATGAAGTCATTGAATGCATTGTCTGTTGAAGCTCAAGGCTACATGCTTGAAGCAGGGAACGGATTAATTAATGTGGCTGAAGGCGAAGGTGTTTATGCCGATACGAGTCAAATTGATCCTGAAAACAAGATGGATGGTACTATCTCAATCATGAGAAATGTCTACTTTGATTTGGCAATGAAAAAACCTTATCTCATTGTAAACTATGGTACGACAAGTGAGAACGCAATTAATGAGAATGACCATGCTGATCCAGAAGATTTTCCGGGTGGAAGCCATTTCAACAGAGTAGATCGCATGTTGGCGTTTCAGTTAACGAGTGATGGCGAAAAAGACAGGCAAAGTTATGTAGATGGTGAAATTGACGAGTACAACAACGAAAACATGGGTGGAGGAAATGTCTTTCAACAAATGGGGCAATCCTTAATCGCTTTATTTGGTTCCATTCTGCTCGGTATACCGTTCTTGCTTCTAGCATTACTAAATTTCCTCTTGCAGCTAATCGCATTAGCACTCGCATTCTTCATCCCATTTGCCTTTGTTATGTCTTACATTCCGCAGCTGGCATACTCGGGTTTTGTTAGTATCGGAAAGCTCTTAAGTGTATTTGTGTTAAAGGCAATGCTGGGAATTCTCATATTGTTTGTTTACGTCCTTTGTTTCATTGTTGATGCTGTCTTGCCACCAGAAGGATTTGCGATGTATCTAGTTAATCTAACGGTATTAATTGCTGTATTGCTTCTAATGATTTGGAAACGAGATGCATTAATTAAGATGGTGACAGCTGGAAAAGTCACATCGGTTGATAACAACATGCTTAATCAAGTACGGAATGAAATGGTCAATCCGGCTGTTAACGCAATAAAACCACGCCCGGCAGGTTTACGGGAATCTCCTATACAACAAACCGAGCATCAAGCACCACCTAAAAGTGAGCGTACGAGTGTCAAAGAAGGTCGAAACAATGCGCAACTAGCAGAAGCGCGAACACCACAGACAGATGGAAAACAAGAAAGTCCGTCTTCGGCTGTAGCACACAATGACCAAATGAAGCGTGCTGAACGGACACCTCAACAAGAACGTGAAGAAAAGAAAGCAGAGAAGCGGAAGAAGAAAGCGGAAAAACAAACGTCTAAACAAGAGCAAAAAGAACAGAAGCAACCAAGAGAAGATTTAAGTCCAGTTGCGGCTCATCAAAAAGAAGAACGCCATGCGCCAAGACAAGAAAGCAATCAAAGAGAACACGAACGAACGAAGCAACCACAGCCGCGTGATAATCAGGAACAATCGAATTGTACGCCTATCAAACAAGGTGATGTGACGTACTTAGACGATCATCGAGCGTTGCGTTCGGTAGAGAAATCAGAGAGAGACAATCAATTACGTCAAACAAAAGGTGGAAATTCCGCTAATCAACGAACGGAACAAAAACCTTCACAAAACGAACCTCAATGGATTCAAAACAAAGAGAATCAAGGGGTTCAACCAAATAAAAGGCTCAATGAACGCCAGGATCAACCAAAGACAGAAACTATCAGAACCGCACAGCACAATGAAAAAAGAGAATTAGAAGCGATTGAAAAAGAAGAAGATCGACACACTCGTAGAGCAAAGGGAGCGTCTAAATAG
- a CDS encoding DNA cytosine methyltransferase produces MYRVVSLFSGCGGGDIGLHGGFTFLDHYYEPLNYQTIFANEINTKISNLFKANFNIQPIEADIREVENSSIPEHELLVGGFPCVSFSMSAQNPPRLGINNDLSGKLFYEMVKILKDKQPKAFIAENVKGLLSANKGKALPLIINEFKKAGYNVKYEIINSADYGVPQKRYRIFIVGIRNDLDFEYQFPEPTHFPADSFFEPKYTRLTQVIFEEDDIDEKYYFSQKAIDGMLRAKKDMNKGRAQNINQPCNTVGAHLAKVSLNSTDPVLNINGRFRRFTPREVARIQSFPESYQLTESEGTQYIGLGNAIPPVVMWHIAKSLRPLFQNDIIQTNTPMHSFS; encoded by the coding sequence ATGTATAGAGTAGTATCGCTATTTTCAGGGTGTGGTGGCGGTGATATAGGACTCCACGGTGGTTTTACTTTCTTAGATCATTATTATGAACCATTAAACTACCAAACTATTTTTGCAAATGAAATCAACACCAAAATTTCCAATTTATTTAAGGCGAATTTCAATATTCAACCAATTGAGGCGGATATTAGAGAAGTTGAAAATTCTTCAATTCCTGAACATGAGCTTTTAGTTGGAGGATTTCCATGTGTATCATTTTCGATGAGTGCACAGAACCCTCCTAGATTAGGAATTAATAATGACCTTAGTGGAAAACTATTTTATGAGATGGTTAAGATACTTAAAGATAAACAACCAAAGGCTTTTATAGCAGAAAATGTAAAAGGTTTGTTATCAGCAAATAAGGGAAAAGCGCTGCCATTAATTATTAATGAATTTAAGAAAGCTGGATATAATGTTAAATACGAAATTATAAATTCAGCTGATTACGGCGTACCTCAAAAAAGGTATAGGATTTTTATTGTGGGAATACGCAATGATTTAGACTTTGAATATCAATTTCCTGAACCGACACATTTTCCAGCGGATTCTTTTTTTGAGCCAAAATATACGAGACTTACTCAGGTGATCTTTGAAGAAGATGATATTGATGAGAAGTATTATTTTAGTCAAAAAGCAATAGATGGGATGTTAAGAGCAAAAAAAGATATGAACAAAGGAAGAGCACAAAATATTAATCAACCTTGTAATACAGTTGGAGCACATTTAGCCAAGGTTAGTCTCAATAGCACAGATCCTGTCTTAAATATTAATGGTAGGTTTAGAAGGTTTACTCCCAGAGAGGTAGCTAGAATTCAATCATTCCCGGAATCTTATCAATTGACGGAATCAGAAGGAACTCAATACATTGGTTTAGGGAACGCAATTCCCCCGGTTGTAATGTGGCACATTGCAAAATCATTAAGACCATTGTTTCAGAATGATATAATTCAGACGAACACACCTATGCATTCATTTAGCTAA
- a CDS encoding STIV orfB116 family protein produces MKLAILNSLVITNQGLYKAEKITLMEARKMMFAHETNYESYVGHESSSLVLEELLGFPVPVNRIRFRQEKYQKALCFKLYDRYMEYKKLTEKELQSVNYDFFLLTRMD; encoded by the coding sequence ATGAAGTTAGCGATATTAAATTCATTGGTTATTACCAATCAAGGCTTGTATAAGGCAGAAAAAATCACCTTAATGGAAGCACGAAAAATGATGTTCGCACATGAAACGAACTATGAAAGCTATGTTGGGCACGAGTCCTCATCACTCGTTTTAGAAGAACTACTCGGTTTTCCTGTCCCAGTTAACCGTATCCGATTTAGGCAAGAGAAATACCAGAAAGCCCTTTGTTTCAAGTTGTATGACCGCTACATGGAATACAAGAAGCTGACAGAAAAAGAACTACAAAGCGTCAACTATGATTTCTTTCTTCTAACAAGAATGGACTAG
- a CDS encoding lysozyme family protein — protein sequence MKKLGCGLFIAAIPFLFVAMILMGVVMVITGESNTTGSDAQSEIESDMDSEYTFSGVSPEIERYRPYFERYAKEKGIEDHIEILMAMTMQESGGRLADVMQSSESLGLPVNTITDPEQSIKQGVSYFANVLESAGGNTELALQSYNMGHGFINYANEHNNGNYSKELAQQFSNHMKERLGWSVYGDPNYVDNVMRYLDKTEPDYAAGDADWALPLKNIRITSEFGWRTHPVTGERNTFHGGLDFGCTPADSILSVGDGRVVEAKHNNVGYGNYVTVQHRKNEFSRYAHLSSIGVSNGQEVNQGDVLGKCGTTGSSTGNHLHLEHMTELGQAHQDKIDPKKTLGL from the coding sequence ATGAAAAAGCTAGGCTGTGGATTGTTTATTGCTGCCATACCATTTTTATTTGTGGCAATGATCCTCATGGGTGTTGTCATGGTAATTACAGGGGAAAGCAACACGACAGGGAGCGATGCCCAATCTGAGATTGAAAGCGACATGGATTCAGAGTATACGTTTAGCGGAGTCAGCCCAGAAATTGAACGGTATCGCCCATACTTTGAACGCTATGCAAAAGAAAAAGGCATTGAAGACCATATTGAGATCTTAATGGCGATGACGATGCAAGAAAGCGGCGGGCGACTTGCCGATGTCATGCAATCATCTGAATCACTTGGACTACCTGTCAATACAATCACCGATCCAGAGCAATCGATTAAACAAGGTGTGAGTTATTTTGCTAATGTCTTGGAAAGTGCTGGTGGCAATACAGAATTAGCCTTACAAAGTTATAACATGGGACATGGTTTCATTAATTATGCGAATGAACATAACAATGGCAACTATAGCAAAGAATTAGCACAACAATTCTCCAATCATATGAAAGAACGCTTAGGATGGAGTGTCTATGGAGATCCTAACTACGTTGATAATGTCATGCGTTATTTAGATAAAACGGAGCCGGATTACGCAGCAGGTGATGCAGATTGGGCACTGCCACTAAAAAATATACGCATTACCAGCGAATTTGGATGGCGAACACATCCAGTTACAGGAGAAAGGAATACGTTCCATGGAGGGCTCGACTTTGGCTGTACACCAGCAGATTCTATTTTAAGCGTGGGAGATGGTAGAGTCGTTGAGGCAAAACATAACAACGTAGGCTATGGCAATTATGTCACTGTTCAGCATAGGAAAAACGAGTTTTCCCGTTATGCGCACTTATCTTCTATAGGTGTATCAAACGGTCAGGAAGTTAATCAAGGAGATGTGTTAGGCAAATGCGGCACAACAGGTTCCAGTACGGGAAACCATCTTCACTTGGAGCATATGACGGAACTTGGTCAAGCGCATCAAGACAAGATAGATCCTAAAAAAACTCTGGGACTTTAA
- a CDS encoding protein NO VEIN domain-containing protein, which yields MAYYVIPNEFHYPLHHTRPRFKRNLENVLFYVSSEISRIGKETKVEFQNQYMNSLKRFPGNSTSTKKTLDNWRTEIDALFGLIYYDETNASPTKNAKELADNQDLVKFFKRFSYKFQYPSGALKNHFIRDYIKKEIFFRPGPYIIKMLNDAEKESGIRCGLSKVEAAYCIFNDLRVTRDQRAPLNSWELIKDNRLKKLAYNYTGDYVRYAGDILDYLVIARMLKLNPDGKYYLNKTESLAIERFCQPDKPFTEYETVDINSTSVLREINNLNNSWINYMNEEIDDDYFNTDVLALITGDSTDEYIALKDHLEMLTNGEVNPKKIGDIGESLIVNHEKLYLKLNEREDLCHLVKLIPTDLAVGYDISSRGLDATSKYIEVKTTASNSRLNFSRFHLTTNEWNTADSSRGNYFVYRLLVSSEDVRLHVLQDPVGLYKKDKIRMYPKDGADIIFDPDECGFSEKLLFV from the coding sequence GTGGCATATTATGTTATTCCAAATGAATTTCATTATCCTTTACATCATACAAGACCTCGTTTTAAGAGAAATCTAGAAAATGTATTATTCTATGTAAGTTCTGAAATTAGTAGGATAGGTAAAGAAACAAAAGTGGAATTTCAGAATCAATACATGAATTCACTAAAGAGATTTCCTGGGAACAGTACAAGTACAAAAAAAACTTTAGATAATTGGAGAACGGAGATAGATGCATTATTCGGATTAATTTATTACGATGAAACAAACGCTTCTCCAACAAAAAATGCAAAAGAACTTGCAGATAATCAAGATTTAGTGAAGTTTTTCAAACGGTTTTCATATAAATTTCAATATCCCAGTGGAGCATTAAAAAATCATTTTATTAGAGATTATATTAAGAAAGAAATCTTTTTTAGACCAGGACCTTATATTATTAAAATGTTAAATGATGCAGAAAAGGAGTCGGGTATTCGCTGTGGTTTATCTAAAGTAGAAGCGGCATACTGTATTTTTAATGATTTAAGAGTTACAAGAGATCAGAGAGCCCCCTTAAACAGTTGGGAACTAATTAAAGATAATAGGCTCAAAAAACTTGCCTATAATTATACAGGTGATTACGTTAGATATGCTGGGGACATACTAGATTACCTAGTAATTGCAAGGATGCTAAAGCTCAACCCTGATGGAAAGTACTACCTTAATAAAACTGAGAGTCTAGCGATTGAGCGTTTTTGTCAACCGGACAAACCGTTTACTGAATATGAAACAGTAGATATTAATAGTACATCTGTATTAAGAGAGATAAACAATTTAAATAACAGTTGGATTAATTATATGAACGAAGAAATAGATGATGACTATTTTAATACTGATGTATTAGCTTTAATTACTGGAGACTCTACAGACGAATATATTGCTTTAAAAGATCATTTAGAGATGTTGACTAATGGCGAAGTGAACCCGAAAAAAATTGGAGATATAGGCGAAAGCCTAATTGTTAATCATGAAAAATTATACTTAAAGCTTAACGAACGAGAAGACTTATGTCATCTAGTAAAGTTAATTCCTACAGATTTAGCTGTAGGCTATGACATATCGTCTAGAGGTTTAGATGCTACAAGTAAATATATTGAAGTGAAGACAACAGCGAGTAATAGCAGGTTGAACTTTTCAAGGTTCCACTTAACAACAAATGAATGGAATACTGCAGACTCTTCACGAGGAAATTATTTTGTCTATAGATTATTAGTTAGTAGTGAAGATGTTCGATTACATGTGTTACAAGACCCAGTGGGTCTTTATAAAAAAGATAAAATTAGAATGTATCCAAAAGATGGTGCTGATATAATTTTCGATCCAGATGAGTGTGGGTTTAGTGAGAAGTTATTATTTGTTTAA
- a CDS encoding conjugal transfer protein, with translation MRTIFNYRKALREPKKVQQLTASYSLPIPFELIPVINFFIFMAMTFLVGQIIRMGFPHAFERTFVMWLMGLPLALTILVTKIKPEGKNIYLYFLDVAKYYVQIKLPKKRFCNDREVEWMSDSTIQFKSCVKVVANKREYIENTNENDEEQSTVNENGRRVGVLPHQESIHSHAK, from the coding sequence TTGCGAACGATTTTTAACTACAGGAAAGCATTAAGAGAACCTAAAAAAGTACAGCAGCTAACGGCTTCATATAGTCTACCAATTCCATTTGAGTTGATCCCAGTTATCAACTTTTTTATTTTTATGGCGATGACATTTCTTGTAGGACAGATCATTCGTATGGGTTTTCCTCATGCGTTTGAACGAACCTTTGTGATGTGGTTAATGGGTTTACCCCTAGCGTTAACCATACTCGTAACGAAAATTAAGCCTGAAGGTAAGAACATTTATTTATATTTTTTGGATGTAGCCAAATACTACGTCCAAATAAAACTTCCAAAAAAGCGTTTCTGTAATGATCGAGAGGTCGAGTGGATGAGTGATTCAACAATCCAATTTAAAAGCTGTGTAAAGGTGGTGGCGAATAAACGTGAGTACATTGAAAACACCAATGAAAACGATGAGGAACAATCTACTGTTAACGAGAACGGGCGACGTGTGGGCGTATTACCGCATCAAGAGTCAATCCATTCCCATGCAAAATAA
- a CDS encoding cystatin-like fold lipoprotein produces the protein MKKSLITIIVSLGLLLGACAGSEYDAEIEEVIDLYKNDETAMMWMDEEQITRENADISVYEGGRYIKIGFFDLEDGDKTVRYEFYERSGDTYEWMPRMNQTDDRLGLADREPEYIEREGTNKNN, from the coding sequence TTGAAAAAGAGTTTGATAACTATTATTGTTTCATTAGGATTGTTATTAGGAGCGTGTGCTGGAAGTGAATATGACGCTGAAATTGAAGAGGTGATTGATTTATATAAGAATGACGAAACGGCTATGATGTGGATGGATGAAGAACAGATAACCCGTGAGAATGCAGATATTAGTGTGTATGAAGGAGGGCGTTATATTAAGATTGGTTTCTTTGATTTAGAGGATGGAGATAAGACCGTTCGTTATGAGTTTTATGAGAGAAGTGGAGATACTTATGAATGGATGCCTAGAATGAATCAGACGGATGATCGATTGGGTTTGGCGGATAGGGAACCGGAATACATTGAGCGAGAGGGAACTAATAAAAATAATTAG